A portion of the Punica granatum isolate Tunisia-2019 chromosome 7, ASM765513v2, whole genome shotgun sequence genome contains these proteins:
- the LOC116213221 gene encoding conserved oligomeric Golgi complex subunit 2, with protein sequence MAMADSIPSPSPTPPRSAADLFSDPLDSHPLWFKPTAFLSRDFDSESYISELRTFVPFDALRSELQSHLSALNHELIDLINRDYNDFVNLSTKLVDVDSAIVRMRAPLVELREKIEGFRGSVEASLVSLRNGLKQRSEAAAAREVLELLLDTFHVVSKVEKLIKELPTVPSDWSTGDANNNMMEKASSINNGLSLQHAEVGTNLRETQSMILERIASEMNRLKFYIAHAKNLPFVENMEKRIQNASQLLDASLSHCFMDGLEHRDANAIYNCLRAYAAIDNTGNAEEIFRTAIVTPMIQKIIPHDQLGVVDGASTELESDYRLIKQSIQEDCKFLLDIASAENSGLHVFDFLANSILKEVLLSIQKAKPGSFSPGRPTEFLRNYKTSLDFLAHLEGYCPSRSAVTRFRSEAAYVEFMKQWNLGVYFSLRFQEIAGALDFALSSTSLVPVQNQSPDGGNLTLKQSLTLLDSLRSCWKEDVLILSCSDKFLRLSLQLLARYSNWLSSGLAARKKVDAGSNPGCEWAASAVPDDFIYIIHDIDLLAQEVRGDYLRHILQLLSSCSAEICDSVKDSILHGGNSLSDMIPQVISTIIEALAEKAAEELRQLKGITATYRMTNKPLPTRHSPYVSGILRPLKSLLDGERAAAYMNAEVKSKLISGAATEITGRYYELASELVNVARKTESSLQRIRQGAQRRAGASSEISDNNVSDPDKICMQLFLDIQEYGRNLASLGVEAADIPSYCSLWQCVAPQDRQNTIKF encoded by the exons ATGGCTATGGCGGACTCGATCCCCTCCCCGTCTCCCACGCCGCCCAGATCCGCGGCCGATCTGTTTTCCGATCCACTCGACTCCCACCCCCTGTGGTTCAAACCCACCGCCTTTCTCTCCCGGGACTTCGACTCCGAGTCCTACATCTCCGAGCTCCGTACTTTCGTCCCCTTCGACGCCCTCCGCTCCGAGCTCCAGTCCCACCTCTCTGCCCTCAACCACGAGCtcatcgacctcatcaaccgCGATTACAATGACTTTGTCAACTTGAGCACCAAGCTCGTCGATGTGGACTCCGCCATCGTCCGGATGCGAGCTCCGCTGGTTGAGCTCAGGGAGAAGATCGAAGGTTTCAGAGGCAGCGTTGAGGCGTCCCTTGTGTCTCTGCGCAATGGCCTGAAGCAGCGCTCCGAGGCTGCCGCTGCTAGGGAGGTCTTGGAATTGTTGCTCGACACATTTCACGTTGTGTCTAAG GTCGAGAAGCTAATAAAGGAGCTGCCAACCGTGCCCTCTGATTGGTCTACTGGGGAtgcaaataataatatgatggAGAAGGCCTCCTCCATCAACAACGGATTATCTTTGCAGCATGCTGAGGTGGGGACGAATCTGAGGGAGACCCAGAGCATGATACTAGAGAGAATTGCCAGCGAGATGAACCGGCTCAAGTTCTACATTGCTCATGCAAAG AATCTGCCTTTTGTTGAAAACATGGAGAAGAGGATTCAGAATGCAAGCCAGCTGTTAGATGCAAGTTTATCCCATTGCTTCATGGATGGTTTGGAGCATCGAGATGCTAATGCAATATACAATTGCTTACGTGCTTATGCTGCAATTGACAACACTGGCAATGCTGAAGAAATTTTCCGAACGGCTATCGTAACACCAATGATACAGAAAATTATACCTCATGACCAGTTGGGTGTTGTTGATGGGGCATCCACTGAACTTGAGAGTGATTATCGACTAATTAAACAAAGTATTCAGGAAGATTGTAAGTTTTTATTGGACATTGCATCTGCTG AAAATTCGGGTTTACATGTCTTTGACTTCTTGGCCAATTCAATTCTCAAAGAGGTCCTCCTATCAATTCAAAAGGCAAAACCAGGTTCTTTTTCTCCAGGGAGACCCACTGAGTTCTTGAGAAATTATAAAACAAGCCTTGACTTCTTGGCTCATCTTGAAG GATATTGTCCATCGAGATCTGCCGTTACTAGATTTCGTTCAGAAGCAGCCTATGTAGAGTTTATGAAGCAGTGGAATCTTGGGGTCTATTTCTCTCTTAG ATTTCAGGAAATAGCAGGGGCTCTGGACTTTGCACTTTCGTCAACTAGTCTTGTCCCAGTTCAGAATCAGAGTCCTGATGGTGGGAATCTGACACTAAAACAGAGTCTCACACTACTAGATAGCCTGAGATCCTGCTGGAAGGAAGATGTTCTCATACTTTCCTGCTCTGACAAATTTCTTCGTTTATCTTTGCAGCTTCTTGCGAG ATACTCAAACTGGCTGTCATCTGGGCTGGCTGCTCGTAAGAAGGTTGATGCTGGCTCCAACCCGGGATGTGAATGGGCTGCATCTGCAGTTCcagatgattttatttat ATTATCCATGATATAGACCTCCTAGCACAAGAAGTTCGTGGTGACTACCTCAGGCATATACTCCAGCTCCTCTCTTCATGCTCTGCTGAAATTTGTGATTCTGTAAAGGACAGTATTTTGCATGGAGGGAATTCGTTGAGTGACATGATTCCTCAAGTCATCAGCACAATTATTGAGGCGCTGGCTGAAAAGGCTGCTGAG GAGTTGAGACAGCTGAAAGGTATAACCGCAACATATAGGATGACAAATAAACCGCTTCCTACCCGGCATTCACCCTATGTCTCAGGCATATTGCGTCCCCTGAAG TCCCTTCTCGATGGAGAGCGGGCAGCAGCATACATGAATGCAGAAGTGAAGAGCAAACTGATATCTGGGGCCGCTACCGAGATTACTGGTCGATACTATGAGTTAGCTTCTGAGCTAGTCAATGTG GCCAGGAAAACTGAATCTTCGCTCCAAAGGATAAGACAGGGTGCGCAAAGGCGAGCTGGGGCGAGCTCAGAGATATCGGACAATAATGTCTCCGACCCTGATAAGATCTGTATGCAGCTATTCCTCGACATTCAG GAATATGGTCGCAACCTTGCCTCACTTGGTGTTGAAGCAGCTGACATCCCATCGTACTGTTCCTTGTGGCAGTGTGTCGCTCCTCAAGACAGGCAAAATACGATCAAGTTCTAG
- the LOC116213222 gene encoding probable ubiquitin-like-specific protease 2A isoform X3, which translates to MLYYISRWLRLRLRLRLRLRLRLRLRARYRIMQKNFSKDTKASFAFLDSLWFSVYRQKSSKDKVLEWIKKKRILSKKYVVVPIVCWNHWNLLILCHLGESKESKTRTRCMLLLDSLHMAEPKRLEPDIRRFVSDIYEVEKKPQKTAMFSKIPLLVPKVPQQRNGEHCGLYVLYFLNLFVQHAPKNFSIEDGYPYFMTEDWFCHEDVDRFCSELTQRNQ; encoded by the exons ATGCTCTACTATATCTCTCGATGGCTCCGGCTCCGGCTCCGGCTCCGTCTCCGTCTCCGTCTCCGTCTCCGACTCCGAGCTCGCTACAG GATCATGCAGAAGAATTTCTCCAAAGATACAAAGGCTTCCTTTGCCTTTCTAGACAGCCTCTGGTTTTCAGTCTACAGGCAAAAATCAAGCAAGGACAAGGTGTTGGAATGGATAAAAAAGAAGCGCATTTTATCAAAGAAATATGTGGTTGTTCCAATAGTTTGTTG GAACCATTGGAATCTCTTGATTCTCTGTCACCTTGGTGAAAGTAAAGAATCCAAGACCAGAACAAGGTGCATGTTGTTACTTGATTCTCTGCACATGGCAGAGCCCAAGAGGCTTGAACCGGATATCAGGAG GTTTGTAAGTGACATATATGAAGTCGAGAAGAAGCCACAGAAGACAGCGATGTTCTCGAAAATTCCTTTACTGGTTCCTAAG GTACCTCAACAGAGAAACGGGGAACATTGCGGGCTCTATGTTCTTTATTTCTTAAATCTATTTGTTCAACATgctcccaagaacttcagtATTGAGGATGGCTATCCTTATTTT ATGACAGAGGACTGGTTCTGTCATGAAGATGTGGATCGCTTTTGCAGTGAACTCACTCAGCGTAATCAATGA
- the LOC116213062 gene encoding cytochrome P450 94B3-like: MFIFFLLFLSSLPLGFLLFSAFLSLIRQRRLYAHFIGRFKRLVLYPSSSSHPGPPSYPVIGCLISFYQNRGCLLDWYTDLLSESATNTIVIRRLGARRTIVTANPENIEHLLKTNFANYPKGKPFTDILGDFLGRGIFNADGDLWHAQRKVASHEFSTKSLREFVVRTLESEFKNRLLPLLEESAESRRILDLQDILGRFAFDTVCQISLGTDPHCLDLSRPVPPLVMAFNHASKICAMRGMAPVFLVWQIKCALNIGSERELAEAVRVVHTAVSEIIRSKRISLEQDREKSSQSSRDGDLLTRLLVAGHDQEMVRDMVISFIMAGRDTTSSAMTWLFWLLADHPRVEKMISSELSSLLDIKKGGRATLDFEVLKEMKFLKACLCESMRLYPPVAWDSKHAAAGDVLPDGTSVRKGDRVTYFPYGMGRMKNLWGEDRLEFKPERWFDGLKMNEMKAVSPFRYPVFQAGPRVCLGKEMAFIQMKYVVASILSRFDIRPVDSENRPVFVPLLTAHMAGGLRVMVRRRIDHVA; this comes from the coding sequence ATGTtcatcttctttcttctttttctttcttctctccctctaggttttcttctcttctccgCATTCCTCTCGCTCATCCGACAACGTCGTCTATATGCTCATTTTATAGGGCGTTTCAAGAGATTAGTACTATATCCCTCATCATCATCTCACCCCGGGCCTCCTTCGTATCCCGTAATAGGATGCCTCATCTCCTTCTACCAAAACCGGGGCTGCCTGCTCGACTGGTACACCGATCTTCTCTCTGAATCCGCGACGAACACCATAGTGATTCGCCGCCTAGGAGCTCGCCGAACTATAGTGACCGCGAACCCAGAGAACATCGAGCACTTGCTTAAGACGAACTTTGCGAATTACCCTAAAGGCAAGCCCTTCACCGATATCCTCGGGGACTTTCTTGGACGCGGAATATTCAACGCAGATGGAGATCTATGGCACGCGCAGCGTAAGGTAGCGAGCCACGAGTTCAGCACCAAGTCCTTGAGAGAGTTCGTGGTGCGGACCTTGGAATCGGAGTTCAAAAACCGGCTCTTACCTCTTCTCGAAGAGTCGGCTGAGAGCAGGAGAATCTTGGACCTGCAAGATATACTCGGCAGGTTCGCATTTGATACGGTGTGCCAAATATCACTGGGCACCGACCCGCACTGTTTGGACCTTTCTCGACCGGTGCCTCCCCTGGTCATGGCTTTCAATCACGCATCGAAAATATGTGCTATGCGGGGAATGGCTCCGGTGTTTCTCGTGTGGCAGATCAAGTGTGCACTCAACATCGGGTCCGAGAGAGAGCTTGCTGAAGCAGTCAGAGTCGTGCACACTGCTGTCTCGGAGATTATTCGCAGCAAAAGGATATCACTTGAACAAGATcgagagaaaagtagtcaATCGTCACGCGATGGTGATCTCTTGACGCGGCTTCTAGTGGCAGGGCATGACCAAGAGATGGTGAGGGACATGGTGATAAGCTTCATAATGGCAGGGAGGGACACCACGTCCTCGGCGATGACATGGCTCTTCTGGCTCCTGGCGGATCATCCTCGTGTCGAGAAAATGATCTCGAGTGAATTAAGCTCACTCCTAGATATAAAAAAGGGTGGAAGGGCAACCTTAGATTTTGAAGTTCTGAAGGAGATGAAATTTCTTAAGGCGTGCTTGTGCGAGTCCATGAGGCTGTACCCACCCGTGGCTTGGGACTCGAAACATGCCGCTGCCGGAGATGTCCTGCCGGATGGAACTTCAGTGAGGAAGGGCGACCGGGTCACTTACTTCCCGTATGGGATGGGGAGGATGAAGAATCTGTGGGGAGAGGACCGACTGGAGTTCAAACCAGAACGGTGGTTCGATGGGCTGAAAATGAACGAGATGAAGGCGGTGAGCCCGTTCAGGTATCCAGTCTTCCAGGCGGGTCCGAGGGTCTGCCTTGGAAAGGAGATGGCATTTATACAGATGAAGTACGTCGTGGCGTCAATCCTGAGCCGATTCGATATCAGACCAGTCGACAGTGAAAATCGACCGGTTTTCGTTCCACTCTTAACGGCTCACATGGCCGGTGGCTTGAGGGTTATGGTTAGGAGAAGGATTGACCATGTCGCATAG
- the LOC116213222 gene encoding probable ubiquitin-like-specific protease 2A isoform X2 produces MLYYISRWLRLRLRLRLRLRLRLRLRARYRISVSFLLVLDAFSQHEGPSSGTACDAAVALQSKKLSTSMFEHYLGIMQKNFSKDTKASFAFLDSLWFSVYRQKSSKDKVLEWIKKKRILSKKYVVVPIVCWNHWNLLILCHLGESKESKTRTRCMLLLDSLHMAEPKRLEPDIRRFVSDIYEVEKKPQKTAMFSKIPLLVPKVPQQRNGEHCGLYVLYFLNLFVQHAPKNFSIEDGYPYFMTEDWFCHEDVDRFCSELTQRNQ; encoded by the exons ATGCTCTACTATATCTCTCGATGGCTCCGGCTCCGGCTCCGGCTCCGTCTCCGTCTCCGTCTCCGTCTCCGACTCCGAGCTCGCTACAG GATTTCTGTATCCTTCTTGCTCGTTTTAGATGCTTTCTCTCAACACGAAGGGCCAAGCAGCGGGACCGCCTGTGATGCTGCTGTAGCCCTTCAGTCGAAGAAGTTAAGCACGAGTATGTTTGAGCACTATCTTGG GATCATGCAGAAGAATTTCTCCAAAGATACAAAGGCTTCCTTTGCCTTTCTAGACAGCCTCTGGTTTTCAGTCTACAGGCAAAAATCAAGCAAGGACAAGGTGTTGGAATGGATAAAAAAGAAGCGCATTTTATCAAAGAAATATGTGGTTGTTCCAATAGTTTGTTG GAACCATTGGAATCTCTTGATTCTCTGTCACCTTGGTGAAAGTAAAGAATCCAAGACCAGAACAAGGTGCATGTTGTTACTTGATTCTCTGCACATGGCAGAGCCCAAGAGGCTTGAACCGGATATCAGGAG GTTTGTAAGTGACATATATGAAGTCGAGAAGAAGCCACAGAAGACAGCGATGTTCTCGAAAATTCCTTTACTGGTTCCTAAG GTACCTCAACAGAGAAACGGGGAACATTGCGGGCTCTATGTTCTTTATTTCTTAAATCTATTTGTTCAACATgctcccaagaacttcagtATTGAGGATGGCTATCCTTATTTT ATGACAGAGGACTGGTTCTGTCATGAAGATGTGGATCGCTTTTGCAGTGAACTCACTCAGCGTAATCAATGA
- the LOC116213222 gene encoding probable ubiquitin-like-specific protease 2A isoform X1, translating to MSKRKSTAVIECSTISLDGSGSGSGSVSVSVSVSDSELATDAFSQHEGPSSGTACDAAVALQSKKLSTSMFEHYLGIMQKNFSKDTKASFAFLDSLWFSVYRQKSSKDKVLEWIKKKRILSKKYVVVPIVCWNHWNLLILCHLGESKESKTRTRCMLLLDSLHMAEPKRLEPDIRRFVSDIYEVEKKPQKTAMFSKIPLLVPKVPQQRNGEHCGLYVLYFLNLFVQHAPKNFSIEDGYPYFMTEDWFCHEDVDRFCSELTQRNQ from the exons ATGTCGAAGAGAAAGAGCACAGCTGTGATTGAATGCTCTACTATATCTCTCGATGGCTCCGGCTCCGGCTCCGGCTCCGTCTCCGTCTCCGTCTCCGTCTCCGACTCCGAGCTCGCTACAG ATGCTTTCTCTCAACACGAAGGGCCAAGCAGCGGGACCGCCTGTGATGCTGCTGTAGCCCTTCAGTCGAAGAAGTTAAGCACGAGTATGTTTGAGCACTATCTTGG GATCATGCAGAAGAATTTCTCCAAAGATACAAAGGCTTCCTTTGCCTTTCTAGACAGCCTCTGGTTTTCAGTCTACAGGCAAAAATCAAGCAAGGACAAGGTGTTGGAATGGATAAAAAAGAAGCGCATTTTATCAAAGAAATATGTGGTTGTTCCAATAGTTTGTTG GAACCATTGGAATCTCTTGATTCTCTGTCACCTTGGTGAAAGTAAAGAATCCAAGACCAGAACAAGGTGCATGTTGTTACTTGATTCTCTGCACATGGCAGAGCCCAAGAGGCTTGAACCGGATATCAGGAG GTTTGTAAGTGACATATATGAAGTCGAGAAGAAGCCACAGAAGACAGCGATGTTCTCGAAAATTCCTTTACTGGTTCCTAAG GTACCTCAACAGAGAAACGGGGAACATTGCGGGCTCTATGTTCTTTATTTCTTAAATCTATTTGTTCAACATgctcccaagaacttcagtATTGAGGATGGCTATCCTTATTTT ATGACAGAGGACTGGTTCTGTCATGAAGATGTGGATCGCTTTTGCAGTGAACTCACTCAGCGTAATCAATGA
- the LOC116213223 gene encoding UPF0235 protein At5g63440, whose protein sequence is MPKRTTHTYSSEDAAPDGPDSDLFVYYCKHCSSHVLITDTQLQKTPKRKTDKAHVVDKKKHLARLNVKEAGKILLKRGEGKMEKQFRMNCLGCGLFVCYRAEEDLEAASLIYIVDGALSTVTAETNPQDAPVPPCISQLEGGLVQVAIEVEAGAQRSAITRVNADDVRVTVAAPAARGEANNELLEFMGKVLGLRLSQMTLQRGWNNKSKLLVVEDLSARQVYEKLLEAVQP, encoded by the exons atgcCTAAGAGAACGACCCACACGTACTCCAGCGAAGACGCAGCTCCGGATGGACCCGATTCTGATCTCTTCGTTTACTACTGCAAGCACTGCAGTTCCCACGTCCTAATCACTG ATACGCAATTGCAGAAAACACCAAAAAGGAAGACTGACAAGGCACATGTGGTGGACAAGAAGAAGCATCTCGCGAGACTGAACGTCAAGGAGGCAGGGAAAATTCTCCTAAAACG AGGTGAAGGAAAAATGGAGAAGCAATTCCGCATGAACTGCTTAGGCTGTGGACTATTTGTCTGCTACCGAGCTGAAGAGGATCTGGAAGCTGCTTCTCTCATTTATATTGTTGATGGTGCCCTCAGTACAGTTACTGCTGAGACCAATCCACAG GATGCTCCTGTGCCACCCTGCATATCACAGTTAGAAGGCGGGCTTGTTCAGGTGGCTATAGAAGTGGAAGCTGGGGCACAACGGTCTGCAATTACAA GAGTGAATGCTGATGATGTTCGGGTTACTGTAGCTGCACCTGCAGCACGTGGAGAGGCTAACAACGAGCTGTTAGAATTCATGGGAAAA GTGTTGGGTCTGAGACTCAGTCAGATGACTCTTCAGAGAGGGTGGAATAACAAATCAAAGCTCCTTGTG GTTGAGGATCTATCTGCGAGGCAGGTGTATGAAAAGCTACTGGAGGCTGTGCAACCTTGA